From a region of the Acanthochromis polyacanthus isolate Apoly-LR-REF ecotype Palm Island chromosome 3, KAUST_Apoly_ChrSc, whole genome shotgun sequence genome:
- the LOC110969623 gene encoding von Willebrand factor A domain-containing protein 7-like, which translates to MTARRTVVLLMVVVLLLCLPGPLQSFQPLFTFDGSSTTHRHITQMAALRKTAEVCRDIAASEGRDFSLTIDDSLSADKVQRACSSTATSVLSTVTFQISIATMYFSNAIVDVVYALSEDHHFDDEKFEGGRDIITAGVSAVKKSVKLENFVAGRWTLGRVCHTLQDFYSHSNWVELGNNAPYSVLIKPDQALDNLAGPNISTCRNCTGANCTDNILPDVLQQGLLTSGYFNLFSSAKPDGKCSHGGTFDRTSKRDPIGGINKDTVGSSHGSLHHKAADVAVNATMELLEDIRVAVGDKNFLRLMGLSQSTVLCFVIDTTGSMSDDIAEAKRVSFEIIDSKRGTEQEPAAYILVPFNDPGFGPLLMTTDADVFKDSINKLSASGGGDVPELCLSGLQLALTAAPSASEIFVFTDAPAKDAYLKNTITALIESTKSVVTFMLTDVLASRRRRRSAWGLVPRAMSQSDAQLYRDLARASGGQTIEVTKTDLSAVTSVIEDSSSSAMVTVFQIVKNPGTPDNFHFTLDDSLRNITVYITGASSLTFNLTGSTGESQNSSQSSGPLASFTTAGNLRRLSINTSNQTGLWQISINSNNPYSVKVTGQSSVNIVYNLVEAHEGAHGDFSLKEGRPLSGGNASILVSVTGSDTINVTEVSLFDSSVPTEVNGSIQSVGSGNYLVTFSGVPAGDFVLILKGEDINSTSRSTSSTFQRQASTQIKTTSISVTTQVNNTNIEPGSTVSIPFIVATTTNGVVNDSATGTFTVQANNDRSYASTSPSTVTIEAGSGGKANGTITLTVPASAASGTDVTLTIEAQNAAATDINYAVLRFSVTAKVTDVTRPVCQIVSTSENCSSSSLCGSSQWEFIANFTDGINGTGIDGITVRQGNGTLNTSTVAGAGGENITVVTYNASCCSPNVELTAVDREGNVGTCVGQARESTTAVPLTTAAVNTTSTGGHALGISHFVWVTVVVSAFWK; encoded by the exons ATGACTGCCAGACGGACAGTCGTGCTCCTTatggtggtggtgctgctcCTCTGTCTGCCTGGTCCCCTACAGAGCTTCCAACCACTCTTCACGTTTGATGGAAGCTCCACCACTCACCGTCACATCACACAAATGGCAGCACTCAGAAAGACGGCTGAGGTCTGCCGAGATATTGCTGCCTCTGAGGGACGGGACTTCAGCCTGACT ATTGATGACAGCTTGTCAGCAGATAAGGTGCAAAGGGCTTGTTCCTCCACAGCTACGTCTGTCCTCTCCACTGTCACGTTCCAAATTTCCATTGCCACTATGTACTTCAGCAATGCAATCGTGGATGTGGTTTATGCACTGAGTGAGGATCACCATTTCGATGATGAGAAATTTGAGGGAGGACGGGATATCATTACAGCAG GTGTGTCCGCTGTGAAGAAAAGTGTGAAGCTGGAGAACTTTGTCGCTGGAAGGTGGACTCTAGGACGAGTGTGTCACACCCTACAG GATTTCTACAGTCACAGTAACTGGGTGGAGCTGGGGAACAATGCTCCATACAGTGTTCTCATCAAACCAGACCAAGCTCTTGATAACCTGGCAG GACCAAATATTTCAACTTGCAGAAACTGCACAGGAGCTAACTGTACAGACAACATCCTGCCCGACGTGCTGCAGCAGGGTCTTCTCACTTCAGGCTATTTCAATCTCTTCTCCTCAGCAAAACCTGATG GTAAATGCAGCCACGGGGGGACATTTGACCGGACGAGCAAGCGGGATCCTATAGGGGGCATCAATAAAGATACCGTTGGTTCAAGTCACGGCTCGCTTCACCACAAAGCAGCTGATGTGGCTGTAAATGCCACtatggagctgctggaggacatcAGAGTAGCTGTTGGAGACAAGAATTTTCTGCG GTTGATGGGCCTCTCCCAGTCAACTGTGCTGTGTTTTGTCATTGACACCACAGGCAGCATGAGTGACGACATTGCTGAAGCAAAGAGGGTTTCCTTTGAGATCATTGACAGCAAGAGGGGAACTGAACAGGAACCCGCCGCTTACATATTGGTACCTTTTAATGACCCAG GTTTTGGGCCTCTGCTTATGACAACCGATGCAGATGTCTTCAAAGACAGCATCAACAAGCTGTCTGCAAGTGGAGGAGGAGACGTACCAGAGCTGTGTTTGTCTGGCCTGCAG CTTGCCTTGACAGCGGCTCCATCCGCCTCTGAGATCTTTGTCTTCACCGATGCTCCAGCTAAAGATGCATATCTGAAAAACACCATCACAGCCCTTATAGAGAGCACCAAGTCTGTG GTTACTTTCATGCTGACAGACGTCCTGGCCAGTCGACGGCGCCGCAGAAGTGCTTGGGGTTTGGTTCCACGTGCAATGAGTCAGTCAGATGCCCAGCTGTACCGTGACCTAGCTCGAGCTTCTGGAGGTCAGACCATTGAGGTCACCAAGACGGACCTCTCTGCAGTCACAAGCGTGATAGAAGATTCATCCTCCAGCGCCATG GTGACAGTTTTTCAGATTGTGAAAAATCCTGGAACgcctgataattttcattttaccctTGATGACTCCTTAAGGAACATAACCGTCTACATCACAGGCGCCTCGTCGCTCACCTTCAATCTCACCGGCTCCACAG gtgaATCTCAGAATTCCAGTCAGTCCTCTGGTCCTTTGGCTAGCTTCACCACAGCAGGAAATTTACGACGTTTGAGCATCAACACTAGCAATCAAACAGGATTATGGCAAATCAGCATTAACTCTAATAACCCATACTCTGTAAAGGTCACAG GTCAAAGTTCAGTGAACATTGTTTATAACCTTGTGGAAGCGCATGAGGGAGCCCACGGTGACTTCAGTCTAAAGGAGGGACGTCCTCTTTCAG GGGGTAATGCCAGCATCTTGGTCTCAGTGACAGGAAGTGACACTATAAATGTCACAGAGGTCTCTCTTTTTGACAGCTCAGTGCCAACTGAGGTCAATGGATCAATACAG TCGGTTGGAAGCGGGAATTACCTGGTGACATTTAGTGGAGTCCCTGCAGGTGATTTTGTGCTTATCCTCAAAGGAGAGGACATCAACTCCACCTCCAGGTCCACATCAAGCACCTTCCAGAGACAAGCCTCCACACAGATCAAGACCACCAGCATCTCTGTTACT ACCCAAGTCAACAACACCAATATTGAGCCAGGCTCCACTGTCTCCATTCCCTTTATAGTCGCCACAACTACCAATGGAGTTGTAAATGACTCTGCAACTGGGACGTTCACTGTGCAGGCTAACAACGACCGCAGTTACGCTTCAACTTCACCTAGCACAGTGACTATTGAAGCAGGCAGTGGTGGTAAAGCAAACGGCACCATTACCTTAACAGTTCCAGCCAGCGCTGCATCAGGAACAGATGTGACTCTTACCATTGAGgcacaaaatgctgctgctacTGACATCAATTATGCTGTACTCAGGTTTTCTGTGACTGCCAAG GTAACAGATGTCACTCGCCCAGTGTGCCAGATAGTCAGTACATCAGAAAACTGTTCCTCTTCATCACTCTGTGGATCCTCCCAGTGGGAATTCATCGCAAATTTCACTGATGGCATCAATGGAACTGGTATTGACGGCATCACCGTCCGTCAAGGGAACGGTACTCTCAATACCAGCACAGTGGCTGGAGCTGGAGGTGAGAACATCACAGTGGTTACCTACAACGCCTCCTGCTGTTCACCGAATGTGGAGCTGACTGCTGTGGATAGAGAAGGAAACGTGGGGACATGTGTCGGACAGGCAAGAGAATCTACCACTGCAGTTCCTTTGACTACAGCTGCAGTTAACACAACATCCACCGGAGGGCACGCTTTGGGCATATCACACTTTGTCTGGGTCACTGTTGTGGTTTCTGCCTTTTGGAAGTAA